The following are encoded together in the Kribbella voronezhensis genome:
- a CDS encoding type II secretion system protein, whose translation MSARHRVADERGETLVEMLLAVAIMGIAAVALMAGLTTSVLMSDIHRKQATAGTAVRDYAEALQKYVADGHYVDNCLSTTSYGLDSLADTPGFHHLLVAGSMRYWSGTDWQPTCTTDTGLQKLTIRVYTDDDRASEQLVVVLRKPCRLGDDLCS comes from the coding sequence ATGTCCGCCCGCCACCGGGTCGCCGACGAGCGAGGGGAGACCCTGGTCGAGATGCTGCTGGCCGTCGCGATCATGGGCATCGCCGCGGTAGCCCTGATGGCGGGCCTCACCACGAGCGTCCTGATGTCCGACATCCACCGCAAACAGGCAACGGCCGGCACCGCGGTCCGCGACTACGCGGAGGCGCTCCAGAAGTACGTTGCCGACGGCCACTATGTCGACAACTGCCTCTCGACGACGTCGTACGGGCTCGATTCCCTTGCTGACACGCCGGGCTTTCATCACTTGCTTGTCGCAGGATCGATGAGGTACTGGAGCGGAACCGACTGGCAGCCGACTTGCACGACGGACACGGGCCTGCAAAAGCTGACTATCCGGGTGTACACCGATGACGACCGGGCGAGCGAGCAGCTGGTCGTCGTACTGCGCAAACCCTGCAGGCTGGGGGACGACCTATGCAGCTAA
- a CDS encoding GspE/PulE family protein, which yields MRHRKREEAVAAVSLTARPEVRPAATAEDLQIERNRARQIAEQHGLAQVDLRTVSPDPAAVELIDEQTARALTAVPLTVDEHQIVVAVADPEVETDLRAVLDRRLVLRIAAPTDILSAIGNSFRALSGIDSRLKMFEARDVIRKDSNRVDVAAANDEAPVVQVVQLIITQALRDRASDVHIEPHDDRVRIRFRVDGALHDQLELPGSIGPAVVSRIKILADLNIVERRRPQDGQISMDVEGREVDIRVSTTAVVGGEKVVLRLLDKSRPLFKLEQLGMPAEMAARYSSLLRSPYGMVICAGPTGSGKTTTLYGSLGEINTPERNIMTIEDPVEYTFSSINQIQINESAGITFAGGLRSILRQDPDVILVGEVRDVETARIAVQSALTGHFVLSSLHATDAATALHRLLDMGIENFLIASSVSAVVSQRLVRRVCDNCRETYQPAAEEVAFLATFGGEVPIGGLVRGAGCNFCSHTGFLERTGVYELMPVSDGIRELIVERASHDEIRKLARYEGMRTLQEEAVRLVGAGVTTVAEVLRSIYVVGS from the coding sequence ATGAGGCACCGCAAGCGCGAGGAGGCCGTGGCCGCCGTCAGCCTGACCGCACGACCCGAGGTACGCCCGGCAGCGACCGCCGAAGACCTGCAGATCGAGCGCAACCGGGCCCGGCAGATCGCCGAACAGCACGGACTCGCGCAGGTCGATCTCCGCACAGTCAGCCCTGATCCCGCAGCGGTGGAGCTGATCGACGAGCAGACCGCCCGCGCACTCACCGCGGTACCGCTGACAGTCGACGAGCACCAGATCGTCGTCGCGGTCGCCGATCCTGAGGTGGAGACCGATCTGCGGGCGGTGCTCGACCGTCGCCTCGTACTTCGGATCGCCGCGCCGACCGACATCCTCAGTGCCATCGGCAACAGCTTCCGGGCGCTGAGCGGGATCGACTCGCGGCTCAAGATGTTCGAGGCCCGTGATGTGATCCGCAAAGACTCCAACCGGGTCGACGTGGCGGCCGCGAACGACGAGGCCCCGGTCGTCCAGGTCGTCCAGCTGATCATCACCCAGGCCCTGCGCGACCGCGCGTCCGACGTACACATCGAACCGCACGACGACCGGGTCCGGATCCGCTTTCGCGTCGATGGTGCCCTGCACGACCAGCTCGAACTGCCGGGGTCGATCGGCCCGGCTGTGGTCAGCCGGATCAAGATCCTCGCCGACCTCAACATCGTCGAGCGACGCCGTCCCCAGGACGGCCAGATCAGCATGGATGTCGAAGGCCGCGAGGTCGACATCCGCGTCTCCACGACCGCGGTGGTCGGCGGCGAGAAGGTCGTACTACGGCTGCTCGACAAGAGCCGCCCCCTGTTCAAGCTGGAGCAACTCGGGATGCCGGCCGAGATGGCCGCGCGCTACTCCAGCCTGCTCAGGTCGCCGTACGGCATGGTGATCTGCGCAGGTCCGACCGGCAGCGGCAAGACCACCACGCTGTACGGATCGCTCGGCGAGATCAACACGCCCGAGCGCAACATCATGACCATCGAGGACCCGGTCGAGTACACGTTCTCGTCGATCAACCAGATCCAGATCAACGAGTCGGCCGGTATCACGTTCGCCGGCGGACTACGGTCGATCCTGCGGCAGGACCCCGACGTGATCCTGGTCGGCGAGGTCCGTGACGTGGAGACCGCGCGGATCGCCGTACAGTCCGCACTGACCGGTCACTTCGTGCTCTCTTCGCTGCACGCGACCGATGCGGCCACGGCCCTGCATCGCTTGCTGGACATGGGAATCGAGAACTTCCTGATCGCCTCGTCGGTCAGCGCGGTGGTCTCCCAGCGGTTGGTTCGCCGGGTCTGCGACAACTGCCGCGAGACGTATCAGCCGGCCGCGGAAGAGGTTGCGTTCCTGGCGACCTTCGGCGGGGAGGTCCCGATCGGTGGGCTGGTCCGCGGAGCGGGCTGCAACTTCTGCTCGCACACCGGCTTCCTCGAGCGGACCGGCGTCTACGAACTGATGCCGGTGTCCGACGGCATCCGCGAGCTGATCGTCGAGCGGGCCTCGCACGACGAGATCCGCAAGCTCGCGCGGTACGAGGGAATGCGAACCCTGCAAGAGGAAGCGGTCCGGTTGGTCGGAGCCGGAGTCACGACGGTCGCCGAGGTTCTCCGCTCCATCTACGTGGTCGGGAGCTGA
- a CDS encoding type IV pilus twitching motility protein PilT, producing MKGLARGSRVDVLLEELWNAGGTDLLLTVGMPPQIRVHGELHPVINTKVLTHDDTDELLTELFTPTQADAWCNTFELDFSFSWRDNARIRGNAFSQRGDSTVALRMIPRNIPTMAELGLPPILNTFAKQHQGLVLVTGPTGSGKSTTLAAVINQINTDRACHIITIEDPIEYVHEHKRSAVNQREVGSDTASFPDALRSALREDPDVLLVGEMRDLESVRFALTIAETGHLVFATLHTNDTAQSIARIIDVFPPEQQSQVRVQLAAALSGVVYQRLIPRVGGGLIAAYEVLVANSAIRNLIKEGKTHQLRNSVVTGQREGMLTLEQSLSTLVQAGTVSYDDAAARSLYPKDIETRPRLRAGVPA from the coding sequence ATGAAAGGTCTTGCCCGCGGTAGCCGCGTCGACGTGCTGCTGGAGGAGCTTTGGAACGCCGGCGGCACCGACCTGCTGCTCACCGTGGGCATGCCACCGCAGATCCGCGTCCACGGCGAACTGCACCCCGTCATCAACACCAAGGTTCTGACGCACGACGACACCGACGAATTGCTCACCGAACTCTTCACACCCACCCAGGCCGATGCCTGGTGCAACACCTTCGAGCTCGACTTCTCCTTCTCCTGGCGCGACAACGCCCGCATCCGCGGCAACGCCTTCAGCCAGCGAGGCGACAGCACGGTCGCGCTCCGGATGATTCCACGCAACATCCCGACGATGGCCGAGCTCGGCCTGCCGCCGATCCTCAACACGTTCGCCAAACAACATCAGGGCCTGGTCCTCGTCACCGGCCCGACCGGCTCAGGCAAGTCCACGACACTCGCCGCGGTGATCAACCAGATCAACACCGATCGTGCCTGCCACATCATCACCATCGAGGACCCGATCGAATACGTCCACGAACACAAGCGCTCCGCGGTGAACCAGCGCGAGGTCGGCAGCGACACCGCCTCGTTTCCGGACGCGCTCCGCTCGGCTCTCCGCGAAGACCCAGACGTCCTGCTGGTCGGCGAAATGCGTGACCTCGAATCCGTCCGATTCGCCCTCACCATCGCCGAGACCGGCCACCTGGTCTTCGCCACTTTGCACACCAACGACACGGCCCAGTCGATCGCCCGCATCATCGACGTCTTCCCGCCGGAGCAGCAGTCGCAGGTCCGCGTCCAGCTCGCCGCAGCACTCAGCGGTGTCGTCTACCAACGCTTGATCCCGCGAGTCGGCGGCGGCCTGATCGCCGCGTACGAAGTACTGGTCGCGAACTCGGCGATCCGCAACCTGATCAAAGAAGGCAAGACGCACCAGTTGCGCAACTCGGTCGTCACCGGCCAGCGCGAAGGCATGCTCACTCTCGAGCAATCCTTGTCGACCTTGGTGCAGGCCGGGACAGTCTCGTACGACGATGCCGCCGCGCGCAGCCTCTATCCCAAGGACATCGAGACGCGGCCGCGGCTGCGGGCAGGAGTGCCGGCATGA
- a CDS encoding AAA family ATPase: MANGQLITVFAAKGGCGKTTLATNLATVLYDRGAHRVCLFDLDLEFGDVAGVLGLRSARSMMDALPHDAAGNPPYSDLPYGELPLGDLPYGDVSGGERSYGDLAPAGVRELMTPYRPGFDCLLAPTRPGEAALIPVSLVTRLLDVLPLLYDFVVVDTPSRFSTQVLAALDAADHHVLVTTPDRPALKNLRATIDMLDLLQYDRTARSIVVNRSDAAANLPASVLDELVRSPIASHLPSWNGVPASINRGEPLVAADRDHPVSLAIRHLAAALLPSDGRCSRDPPPG; encoded by the coding sequence ATGGCGAACGGACAGCTCATCACGGTCTTCGCGGCCAAGGGCGGCTGCGGCAAGACCACGCTGGCGACGAATCTCGCCACCGTGCTGTACGACCGTGGCGCGCACCGGGTCTGCCTGTTCGACCTCGACCTCGAGTTCGGCGACGTCGCCGGCGTCCTCGGTCTGCGGTCCGCCCGCAGCATGATGGACGCGCTCCCGCACGACGCGGCCGGCAATCCGCCGTACAGCGATCTCCCGTACGGCGAATTGCCACTCGGCGACCTCCCGTACGGCGACGTCTCGGGCGGCGAGCGCTCGTACGGCGACCTCGCGCCGGCCGGTGTCCGCGAGTTGATGACGCCGTACCGACCCGGGTTCGACTGCTTGCTCGCTCCGACCCGTCCTGGAGAAGCCGCGCTGATCCCGGTCTCGCTGGTCACCCGGCTCCTGGACGTTCTTCCGCTGCTCTACGACTTCGTCGTGGTGGACACGCCGAGCCGGTTCAGTACCCAGGTCCTCGCGGCGCTCGACGCCGCGGACCACCACGTCCTCGTCACCACCCCGGACCGCCCGGCCTTGAAGAACCTCCGGGCGACCATCGACATGCTCGACCTGCTGCAGTACGACCGGACCGCGCGGTCGATCGTGGTCAACCGCTCGGACGCCGCGGCGAATCTGCCGGCCAGCGTCCTGGACGAACTGGTCAGAAGCCCGATCGCGAGCCACCTGCCCAGCTGGAACGGCGTACCGGCGTCGATCAATCGCGGCGAACCACTCGTAGCAGCCGACCGTGACCACCCGGTCAGCCTCGCCATCCGGCACCTCGCAGCGGCCCTCCTCCCCAGCGACGGGAGGTGCAGCCGCGACCCGCCACCCGGCTAG
- a CDS encoding type IV pilin protein encodes MLQQLRTARKNESGFTLIELLIVIVILGVLSGIVVFAVGGITDRGEAAACKSEVKTIAVAEEAYYAKNNPGSYTDLAGLVTAKLLRPGTPKYVLSASATDGSLTLVASPPAGCTAA; translated from the coding sequence ATGCTTCAGCAACTACGCACAGCCCGCAAGAACGAATCCGGCTTCACCCTCATCGAACTCCTCATCGTCATCGTCATCCTCGGCGTCCTCTCCGGCATCGTCGTCTTCGCCGTCGGCGGCATCACCGACCGCGGTGAAGCTGCTGCCTGCAAGTCCGAGGTGAAGACGATCGCAGTGGCCGAAGAGGCCTACTACGCCAAGAACAACCCCGGCTCTTACACCGATCTCGCGGGCTTGGTCACGGCCAAGTTGCTGCGGCCTGGCACGCCCAAGTACGTGTTGAGCGCGAGCGCGACGGATGGCTCGTTGACCTTGGTCGCCAGCCCTCCGGCGGGATGCACCGCAGCCTGA
- a CDS encoding MFS transporter, with protein sequence MATSTEPTRTRTPIARVVGASLIGTTVEWYDFFLYGVAASVVFGDLFFPKGEELTGTLLSFATFAVGFFARPIGGVVFGHFGDRLGRKNLLVLSLLMMGLATFAIGLLPTYAQVGALAPILLTVLRLIQGFALGGEWGGAVLIVSEHGDPARRGFWSSWPQAGAPAGQLIANGVLAGLAAFQNDAAFDKWGWRIPFLLSAVLVLVGLWVRLRIEESPLFKQAKARQEPTDKLPFVEVITKYPREVLTAMGARMAENVSYYIFTIVIATYAKEHLKLDKSFALNAVLIGAAIHFCAIPLWGALSDRIGRKPVYLFGAVGVGIWAFVFVALVNTKNFALAALAVTVGLILHGAMYGPQASFFTELFGTRVRYSGVSVGYQLASIIAGGLAPFIAVALLKAYDSGFAISVYVAICAVISIVAVTSYAETGRRDLTTL encoded by the coding sequence ATGGCAACATCAACAGAACCCACCCGGACGAGGACCCCGATCGCCAGGGTCGTCGGCGCCAGCCTGATCGGCACCACGGTCGAGTGGTACGACTTCTTCCTGTACGGCGTGGCCGCGTCCGTCGTCTTCGGCGACCTGTTCTTCCCCAAGGGTGAAGAGCTCACCGGTACGTTGCTGAGCTTCGCCACCTTCGCCGTCGGCTTCTTCGCCCGTCCGATCGGCGGTGTCGTCTTCGGTCACTTCGGAGACCGACTGGGCCGCAAGAACCTGCTGGTGCTGTCCCTGCTGATGATGGGGCTCGCCACCTTCGCCATCGGGTTGCTGCCGACGTACGCGCAGGTCGGTGCGCTGGCGCCGATCCTGCTGACGGTGCTGCGCCTCATCCAGGGGTTCGCGCTCGGTGGTGAGTGGGGCGGCGCGGTACTGATCGTGTCGGAGCACGGTGACCCGGCCAGGCGAGGCTTCTGGTCGTCGTGGCCGCAGGCGGGTGCTCCTGCCGGTCAGCTGATCGCGAACGGCGTACTGGCTGGGCTGGCCGCCTTCCAGAACGATGCCGCGTTCGACAAGTGGGGCTGGCGGATCCCGTTCCTGCTGTCCGCGGTACTCGTGCTGGTCGGGCTCTGGGTGCGGCTGCGGATCGAGGAGTCGCCGCTGTTCAAGCAGGCCAAGGCCAGGCAGGAGCCGACGGACAAGCTGCCGTTCGTCGAGGTCATCACCAAGTATCCGCGCGAGGTCCTCACCGCGATGGGCGCCCGGATGGCGGAGAACGTCAGCTACTACATCTTCACGATCGTCATCGCGACGTACGCGAAGGAACACCTGAAGCTGGACAAGTCGTTCGCGCTGAACGCCGTACTGATCGGTGCCGCGATCCACTTCTGCGCGATCCCGTTGTGGGGCGCGCTGTCCGACCGGATCGGCCGCAAACCGGTCTATCTGTTCGGCGCGGTCGGGGTCGGGATCTGGGCGTTCGTCTTCGTGGCTCTGGTGAACACGAAGAACTTCGCGCTGGCGGCGCTGGCCGTCACGGTCGGCCTGATCCTGCACGGCGCGATGTACGGCCCGCAGGCGTCCTTCTTCACCGAGTTGTTCGGCACCAGGGTCCGGTACTCCGGGGTGTCGGTCGGCTATCAGCTCGCGTCCATCATCGCCGGTGGGCTGGCCCCGTTCATCGCGGTCGCGCTGCTCAAGGCGTACGACTCCGGCTTCGCGATCTCCGTGTACGTCGCGATCTGCGCGGTGATCTCGATCGTCGCGGTCACCTCGTACGCCGAAACCGGCCGCCGGGACCTGACCACGCTGTGA
- a CDS encoding helix-turn-helix domain-containing protein, producing the protein MIAQMEDLRQLLAASKKREAELSALVDVARELASARDPGRVLDTIVHRARTLIGTDVAYLTLYDAAQGDTYMRATDGSVSAAFQQLRLPLGAGLGGLVAKTYKPYWTEDYPSDRRFRHTSSIDDAVGEEGLVAICGTPLIVEGAFVGVLFASNRTRRPFSREEVSLLGSLATLAAVTIVQVRAAAETAAALEQLSAAHAGAEHAAAAHDRFAEIVLSGGDVDAIAAALADLLDVWVVLVDAAGNQLATAGHTAPSEPAGGIPWADSPVSGRLTRIGDRWVVAATAKGERLGALVIGGVQDLSGADQRIVERAAVVTALVLLFRRQAAEQSRRARADILADALSGTTDPRALVDRLRLLDPPPPTSCQLVVAVCRGDHSAVRLSAPLEDKLVLAGPYAGDFVLLLQGPTTAGELNDLARRSNLTIGVTGPATWGPTLVEAHQQATRLVTTMRRLGRSAEAAAPDDLGVAGLIGAAQVDVQAHVHHLLGAVLDYDEQRGTDLIGTLRAYFAAGQSPTRAAGELHLHPNTVQQRLDRVSALLGDGWQQPERALDVQVALRLLQAIKE; encoded by the coding sequence ATGATCGCGCAGATGGAGGACCTGCGGCAGTTGCTGGCCGCGAGCAAGAAACGCGAGGCGGAACTCTCGGCCCTCGTCGACGTTGCTCGCGAGCTGGCCTCTGCCCGCGACCCCGGCCGCGTCCTCGACACGATCGTGCACCGCGCCCGCACCCTGATCGGCACCGACGTCGCGTACCTGACCTTGTACGACGCGGCGCAAGGCGACACCTACATGCGAGCAACCGACGGCTCCGTGTCGGCCGCCTTCCAGCAGTTGCGGCTGCCGCTCGGGGCCGGGCTGGGCGGCCTGGTCGCCAAGACCTACAAGCCGTACTGGACCGAGGACTACCCGAGTGACCGGCGGTTCCGGCACACCTCCTCGATCGACGACGCGGTCGGGGAGGAGGGCCTGGTCGCGATCTGCGGCACGCCGCTCATCGTCGAGGGCGCCTTCGTGGGAGTGCTCTTCGCCTCCAACCGCACTCGCCGGCCGTTCAGTCGCGAAGAGGTATCGCTGCTCGGATCCCTAGCAACGCTCGCCGCGGTGACGATCGTTCAGGTGCGCGCCGCGGCCGAGACGGCCGCCGCACTGGAGCAACTGTCCGCTGCCCATGCCGGCGCCGAGCACGCCGCCGCGGCCCACGACCGATTCGCCGAGATCGTCCTGTCCGGCGGCGACGTCGATGCGATCGCGGCCGCTCTCGCCGACCTCCTCGACGTCTGGGTCGTCCTGGTAGATGCCGCTGGCAACCAACTCGCCACCGCCGGCCACACTGCCCCGTCCGAGCCGGCGGGCGGCATACCGTGGGCGGATTCGCCGGTCTCCGGGCGGTTGACCCGCATCGGTGACCGCTGGGTCGTGGCAGCGACCGCCAAGGGCGAGCGACTCGGAGCACTGGTGATCGGCGGCGTACAGGACCTGTCCGGTGCCGACCAGCGGATCGTGGAACGCGCTGCCGTCGTCACTGCCCTCGTCCTGCTCTTCCGTCGCCAGGCAGCCGAACAATCGCGCCGCGCCCGAGCCGACATCCTCGCCGACGCCCTCAGCGGTACTACGGACCCGCGCGCCCTCGTGGACCGCCTTCGCCTGCTCGACCCACCTCCGCCAACCTCATGCCAGCTGGTGGTAGCCGTCTGCCGAGGAGACCACAGCGCAGTACGCCTCTCCGCCCCACTGGAAGACAAGCTCGTGCTGGCCGGCCCGTACGCCGGTGACTTCGTTCTCCTACTCCAAGGCCCCACCACGGCAGGGGAGCTCAACGACCTGGCCCGACGTTCCAACCTCACCATCGGCGTCACCGGACCGGCGACCTGGGGGCCGACGCTCGTAGAGGCCCACCAGCAAGCAACCCGGCTCGTCACCACCATGCGTCGCCTGGGCAGGTCGGCCGAAGCCGCCGCTCCAGACGACCTCGGAGTTGCCGGGCTCATCGGTGCTGCACAGGTCGACGTGCAAGCTCACGTGCACCACCTGCTGGGCGCAGTACTGGACTACGACGAGCAGCGAGGTACGGATCTCATCGGAACCTTGCGGGCGTACTTCGCTGCCGGGCAGAGCCCCACCAGAGCAGCAGGTGAGCTCCACCTCCATCCCAATACAGTGCAGCAACGGCTCGACCGAGTCAGTGCACTGCTGGGCGACGGCTGGCAGCAGCCGGAGCGCGCCCTCGACGTACAGGTCGCACTCCGGCTGCTTCAGGCGATCAAGGAATGA
- a CDS encoding winged helix-turn-helix transcriptional regulator: protein MPTRNAAQQREELARAYDAYLASCPARQLVDRISDKWVTLVISALSDGPQRYSDLSRRIAGVSQKMLTQTLRNLERDGLVSREVTPSVPVRVDYELTPLGLTLMPLIVHIKSWAECHMGKVAAARETYDAAK, encoded by the coding sequence GTGCCGACTCGTAACGCCGCCCAGCAGCGGGAAGAACTGGCCCGCGCGTACGACGCCTACCTCGCCTCCTGCCCGGCCCGCCAACTGGTCGACCGGATCAGCGACAAGTGGGTCACGCTCGTCATCTCGGCCCTCTCCGACGGCCCCCAGCGGTACTCCGACCTGTCCCGCCGCATCGCCGGCGTGAGCCAGAAGATGCTCACCCAGACGCTGCGGAACCTGGAACGCGACGGCCTCGTGAGCCGCGAGGTGACCCCGTCGGTCCCGGTCCGGGTCGACTACGAACTGACCCCGCTCGGCCTCACCCTGATGCCGCTCATCGTGCACATCAAGTCCTGGGCCGAATGCCACATGGGCAAGGTCGCCGCCGCGCGGGAGACCTACGACGCCGCCAAGTAG
- a CDS encoding NADP-dependent oxidoreductase, translated as MRALVARRLDGPATAELIETPIPEPGAGQVRIKVAAAAVNPVDLATTDGTLIDYNLSAPREQFGIGWDVAGTVDAAGPGADLPVGTAVIGVADLLGRPLKTHAEYVVLNASAVAPAPAGLEFVEASTFGLNALTAHQALNALALSAGQTLLVTGAAGGVGGYAVELGKHCGLTVVATAGEDDEQFVRSLGADHFVPRSADVTAAVHAVFPAGVDGLVDAAVIGIGAQESVRNGGVHAHVVAGPPPTSLRGITVFPVFINANRADLLEVVRLVEAGVISTRVADTYSLEDGRTAYERLAKGGVRGRLVLIP; from the coding sequence ATGCGCGCACTCGTGGCCCGCCGCCTGGACGGTCCGGCAACCGCTGAGCTGATCGAAACCCCGATCCCGGAGCCGGGCGCCGGCCAGGTCCGGATCAAGGTGGCAGCGGCCGCCGTCAACCCGGTCGACCTCGCGACCACCGACGGGACTTTGATCGACTACAACCTCTCTGCCCCACGCGAGCAGTTCGGCATCGGCTGGGACGTCGCCGGAACCGTCGACGCGGCCGGCCCCGGCGCCGACCTGCCAGTCGGTACTGCGGTCATCGGCGTCGCCGACCTGCTCGGCCGGCCGTTGAAGACACACGCCGAGTACGTCGTACTGAACGCGTCGGCCGTTGCGCCTGCACCGGCCGGCCTGGAGTTCGTAGAAGCCTCCACCTTCGGGCTGAACGCACTGACTGCTCACCAAGCCCTGAATGCGCTGGCCTTGAGCGCCGGGCAGACGCTGCTCGTCACTGGCGCCGCGGGAGGAGTCGGCGGCTATGCAGTCGAACTAGGTAAGCACTGCGGACTGACAGTGGTCGCCACAGCAGGTGAAGACGACGAGCAGTTCGTCCGGTCGCTTGGTGCGGACCACTTCGTACCCCGTTCAGCTGACGTCACTGCAGCCGTCCATGCGGTATTCCCGGCGGGTGTGGACGGCTTGGTGGACGCAGCTGTGATCGGAATCGGCGCACAAGAGTCGGTGCGCAACGGCGGCGTACATGCGCACGTGGTCGCCGGGCCGCCACCCACCTCGCTGCGGGGCATCACTGTGTTCCCGGTCTTCATCAATGCCAATCGGGCAGACCTGCTGGAGGTGGTGCGGCTGGTCGAAGCCGGCGTCATCTCTACGCGGGTTGCCGACACCTACTCGCTGGAGGACGGGCGGACGGCGTACGAGCGGCTGGCCAAGGGTGGCGTTCGCGGGCGGCTCGTACTCATTCCTTGA
- a CDS encoding type II secretion system F family protein, with the protein MTRFAYVAVAPDGQRAKGITKADSREEAELALYERELRDIRVTEKPGVLQLEITARRVKREEVMHLSRQLGAFIKAGLPLIDAVHSLGQEADNNSVRRMMAEVEEGLRGGEKLSDCFDRHPNIFPEFYRGILRSAELSGQLDTVLSQLAKYLERDLEARRKVKQAMIYPTIVALMSLVTVVVLAAFVLPRFKEFFASLHAELPLPTRMLLAVTDFLTAWWWAVGLGMAILALIFFAVTRTQGGRYARDKVFLALPVVGGTIRFALVERFCRILASMVGAGVQLPEALRVATGSLPNLVFRRALGGAGEALLEGEGLARPLAATGLFPTTAAQMMRVGEDTGTLDTQLEVTAEYYEGELDYKLKKLIGLFEPAVIIVMGVVVGFVAVALVSAMYGIFRQVQG; encoded by the coding sequence ATGACCAGATTTGCCTATGTCGCCGTCGCGCCCGACGGCCAGCGTGCCAAGGGGATCACCAAGGCGGACAGTCGCGAGGAGGCCGAGCTGGCGCTGTACGAGCGGGAGCTCCGCGACATCCGCGTGACGGAAAAGCCCGGCGTGCTCCAGTTGGAGATCACCGCGCGCCGGGTCAAGCGCGAGGAGGTCATGCACCTGTCCCGTCAGCTCGGCGCGTTCATCAAGGCGGGCCTGCCGCTGATCGACGCCGTGCACAGCCTCGGCCAGGAGGCCGACAACAACTCGGTACGCCGGATGATGGCCGAGGTCGAAGAGGGACTCCGAGGCGGTGAGAAGCTGTCGGACTGCTTCGATCGGCATCCCAACATCTTCCCGGAGTTCTATCGGGGGATCCTGCGATCGGCAGAACTCAGCGGTCAGCTCGATACCGTGCTTTCCCAGCTCGCGAAGTACCTCGAGCGGGATCTGGAAGCGCGCCGCAAGGTCAAGCAGGCCATGATCTACCCCACCATCGTGGCGCTCATGTCGCTGGTGACCGTGGTCGTGCTGGCAGCCTTCGTACTGCCACGGTTCAAGGAGTTCTTCGCGAGCCTGCACGCCGAGCTGCCGCTGCCGACCCGGATGCTGCTCGCCGTCACGGACTTCCTCACCGCGTGGTGGTGGGCCGTCGGCCTCGGGATGGCGATCCTGGCACTGATCTTCTTCGCCGTCACGAGAACGCAAGGCGGTCGCTACGCCCGGGACAAGGTGTTTCTGGCGCTCCCCGTGGTCGGTGGCACCATCCGGTTCGCTCTGGTCGAGAGGTTCTGCCGGATCCTCGCGTCGATGGTCGGCGCCGGTGTGCAGCTTCCCGAGGCTCTGCGAGTCGCGACCGGTTCATTGCCGAACCTCGTCTTCCGGCGCGCACTCGGCGGAGCCGGTGAGGCACTACTCGAGGGCGAAGGACTGGCACGCCCACTCGCAGCTACCGGCCTGTTCCCGACCACTGCGGCGCAGATGATGCGCGTCGGCGAGGACACCGGAACGCTCGACACCCAACTGGAAGTCACCGCGGAGTACTACGAAGGCGAGCTCGACTACAAGCTGAAGAAGCTGATCGGCCTGTTCGAGCCGGCCGTCATCATCGTGATGGGAGTCGTCGTCGGCTTCGTCGCCGTCGCGCTGGTGTCCGCGATGTACGGCATCTTCCGTCAGGTCCAGGGCTGA
- a CDS encoding PilW family protein: MQLRDRIRSEGGFTLVELLVAIVIIGIITIPLSGTVVSALKNTTTTEERMDLSHDAQLSSSYFARDVAAVGIRDYDNVNGNSLPFKPSVQLNAAYNQGGYTCGAVGTPTAAVRLLSDSWDPADSMTSPKTVVIAYYLKTVAGSIELHRLKCSGSDTPVDVPIAHNVKSGSVTVTCSSTCESADVPNEITFRLMATKPSVGDYPITLNGQRRQS; the protein is encoded by the coding sequence ATGCAGCTAAGAGACCGAATCCGCTCCGAGGGCGGGTTCACCCTGGTCGAGTTGCTGGTGGCGATCGTCATCATCGGCATCATCACGATCCCGCTGTCCGGCACTGTGGTCAGCGCTTTGAAGAACACCACGACCACCGAAGAGCGGATGGACCTGTCGCACGACGCCCAGCTCAGTTCGTCGTACTTCGCTCGTGACGTAGCGGCCGTCGGCATCCGTGACTACGACAATGTCAATGGCAACTCGCTTCCGTTCAAGCCGTCCGTCCAATTGAACGCGGCCTACAACCAAGGTGGTTACACCTGTGGAGCAGTCGGTACGCCGACCGCCGCGGTGCGGTTGCTGTCCGACTCCTGGGACCCGGCGGACTCGATGACAAGCCCGAAGACGGTGGTCATCGCCTACTACCTGAAGACGGTGGCCGGTTCGATCGAATTACACCGGCTGAAGTGCTCGGGCAGCGATACCCCGGTCGACGTGCCGATCGCGCACAACGTGAAGTCAGGCAGCGTCACGGTGACCTGTTCATCGACTTGCGAATCGGCGGATGTGCCGAACGAGATCACTTTTCGCCTGATGGCGACCAAGCCCTCGGTCGGCGACTACCCGATCACGCTCAACGGTCAGCGGAGGCAGTCATGA